A genomic region of Limimonas halophila contains the following coding sequences:
- a CDS encoding YihY family inner membrane protein, whose translation MTGHQAPAKRAWSGGPRELWRRLHVRRRATVVALRVSSFATYTALRFHRDDGFRLASGLTYASLLALVPLLAIALAMVSAFPAFEGVRETALDTLFRETLPGTGDRIAEWMADFIDRAGKMTGPGVLGLAVTAILLLSNINGAFNAIWRVSEARPWAMRLLVYWALLTLGPLLLGASLSLSSAAFGALGGGEAFGGSAALARALSTLLLAVGLGVIYFVVPNRGVHPLHAAVGGLVGSGLFELATFGFGVYLANFPSYEAIYGAFSTLPIFLVWLFLSWCAVLLGAEVAAALPEWRAARARGRTRVSAGARLALGLALLSRLRAGMTDGHHLRRRELVRGLPATPAEVDGVLKPLRQAGCVARTQTGRWVLGRDLATVTLADLMAALDVTLEPGGGWPTEVSVAMAELTGASAPQTARSLEDMLTERAQTAPA comes from the coding sequence ATGACGGGTCATCAAGCCCCCGCGAAGCGCGCTTGGTCCGGCGGCCCGCGCGAGCTGTGGCGCCGGCTGCACGTGCGCCGGCGCGCGACCGTGGTGGCGCTGCGCGTGAGCAGCTTCGCGACCTACACCGCGCTGCGCTTTCACCGGGACGACGGTTTCCGCCTCGCCTCCGGGCTCACCTACGCCTCGCTGCTGGCGCTGGTGCCCTTGCTGGCGATCGCGCTGGCGATGGTGTCCGCCTTCCCCGCCTTCGAGGGCGTGCGCGAGACCGCGCTGGACACGTTGTTCCGAGAAACCCTGCCCGGCACGGGCGACCGGATCGCCGAGTGGATGGCCGATTTCATCGACCGCGCCGGCAAGATGACCGGGCCCGGCGTGCTCGGGCTGGCGGTGACGGCGATCCTGCTGCTGTCCAACATCAACGGGGCGTTCAACGCCATCTGGCGCGTGTCGGAAGCGCGCCCGTGGGCGATGCGCCTGTTGGTGTACTGGGCGCTGCTGACCCTGGGCCCGCTGCTCCTGGGCGCGTCGCTCTCGCTGTCCAGCGCGGCCTTCGGCGCGCTTGGCGGCGGCGAGGCCTTCGGCGGCTCGGCGGCCCTGGCGCGGGCGCTGTCCACCCTGCTGCTCGCGGTCGGGCTGGGCGTGATCTACTTCGTCGTGCCCAACCGCGGGGTTCACCCCCTGCACGCAGCCGTCGGCGGGCTCGTGGGCTCGGGGCTGTTCGAGTTGGCGACCTTCGGCTTCGGCGTCTATCTGGCGAACTTCCCGTCCTACGAGGCGATCTACGGCGCCTTCTCCACGCTGCCGATCTTCCTGGTGTGGCTCTTCCTGTCGTGGTGCGCCGTGCTGCTGGGCGCGGAGGTCGCGGCCGCGCTGCCGGAGTGGCGCGCCGCCCGGGCGCGCGGGCGCACGCGCGTTTCCGCCGGAGCGCGGCTGGCGCTCGGCCTCGCCCTGCTCAGCCGGCTGCGCGCGGGCATGACGGACGGCCACCACCTGCGCCGCCGCGAGCTGGTGCGCGGCCTGCCCGCCACCCCTGCGGAAGTGGACGGCGTCCTCAAGCCGTTGCGCCAGGCGGGCTGTGTGGCGCGCACGCAGACCGGACGCTGGGTGCTGGGCCGCGATCTGGCCACGGTGACGCTGGCGGACCTGATGGCCGCGCTGGACGTCACCCTGGAGCCGGGCGGCGGCTGGCCCACCGAGGTGTCGGTTGCCATGGCGGAGCTGACCGGCGCCAGCGCGCCCCAGACCGCGCGCAGCCTGGAGGACATGCTGACGGAACGGGCACAGACGGCGCCAGCCTGA
- the fabI gene encoding enoyl-ACP reductase FabI: MSQQAQLMQGKRGLVMGVANDRSIAWGIAKRLHEQGARIGLTYQGDAMLKRVRPLAEKVDAEILQPCDVADDDSLDAAFEAVREQWGSIDFLVHAIAYADRDELKDEYVHTSREGFLRSLEISCYSFTAAAQRAVPLMNEGGSMLTLTYYGAERVMPHYNVMGVAKAALESSVRYMAQDLGDQGIRVNAVSAGPIRTLAASGIGDFRYILKWNELNSPLRRNVTQDQVGNSAVYLLSDLSSAVTGEVHHVDSGYHTVGMMAVDAAPQLAELLENLKSEPNP, translated from the coding sequence ATGTCGCAGCAGGCTCAACTGATGCAGGGAAAGCGCGGCCTCGTCATGGGGGTCGCCAACGATCGCTCGATCGCCTGGGGGATCGCCAAGCGCCTGCACGAACAGGGCGCGCGGATCGGCCTGACCTACCAGGGCGATGCCATGCTCAAGCGTGTGCGCCCGCTGGCGGAGAAGGTGGACGCCGAGATCCTCCAGCCCTGCGACGTGGCCGATGACGACTCGCTCGACGCCGCCTTCGAGGCCGTGCGCGAGCAGTGGGGCAGCATCGACTTCCTCGTCCATGCCATCGCCTACGCCGACCGCGACGAGCTGAAGGACGAGTACGTCCACACCTCCCGCGAGGGCTTCCTGCGCAGCCTGGAGATCTCCTGCTACTCCTTCACCGCCGCCGCGCAGCGCGCCGTGCCGCTGATGAACGAGGGCGGCAGCATGCTGACGCTGACCTACTACGGCGCCGAGCGCGTCATGCCCCACTACAACGTGATGGGCGTGGCCAAGGCGGCGCTGGAATCCTCCGTGCGCTACATGGCGCAGGACCTGGGCGATCAGGGCATCCGCGTGAACGCCGTCTCCGCCGGCCCCATCCGCACGCTCGCCGCCAGCGGCATCGGCGACTTCCGCTACATCCTCAAGTGGAACGAGCTGAACTCGCCGCTTCGGCGCAACGTCACCCAGGACCAGGTGGGCAATTCCGCCGTCTACTTGCTCAGCGACCTGTCCAGCGCCGTGACGGGCGAGGTGCACCACGTCGATTCCGGCTATCACACCGTGGGCATGATGGCCGTCGATGCGGCGCCGCAGCTCGCCGAGCTGCTGGAAAACCTCAAGAGCGAGCCCAATCCCTGA
- the aroC gene encoding chorismate synthase encodes MPGNAFGQAFTFTTWGESHGPAIGCVVDGVPPRIPLTQADIQQHLDRRKPGQSRHTTQRREADAVRILSGVFEGYTTGTPIALMIENADQRGKDYTAIKDKFRPGHADYTYWAKYGIRDHRGGGRASARETAMRVAAGAVARKVLAHVLGHEPAIRAAVVQLGPNGVDRAAWDWEQVDRNPFFCPDPNAVSAWESFLDGVRKQGSSAGAVIEVVGEGIPAGLGEPVYDKIDADLAKAMMSINAVKGVEIGNGFAAAGTPGEDNADAMRMDGDTPVFQGNNNGGTLGGLTSGQPLVARFAVKPTSSIRIPRESVDTHGEEVEVATHGRHDPCVGIRAVPVGEAMMALVLADHLLRHRAQTGASPA; translated from the coding sequence ATGCCCGGCAACGCCTTCGGTCAGGCCTTCACCTTCACGACCTGGGGCGAAAGCCACGGGCCGGCGATCGGCTGCGTTGTCGACGGCGTGCCGCCGCGCATCCCGCTGACGCAAGCGGACATCCAGCAGCATCTGGACCGGCGCAAGCCCGGACAGTCGCGCCACACCACGCAAAGGCGCGAGGCCGACGCGGTCCGTATTCTGTCCGGCGTGTTCGAGGGCTACACGACGGGCACGCCCATCGCGCTGATGATCGAGAACGCCGACCAGCGCGGCAAGGACTACACGGCCATCAAGGACAAGTTCCGCCCGGGCCACGCCGATTACACCTACTGGGCTAAGTACGGCATCCGCGACCACCGGGGCGGCGGCCGCGCCTCCGCGCGCGAGACGGCGATGCGCGTCGCCGCCGGCGCGGTGGCGCGCAAGGTGCTGGCCCATGTGCTCGGCCATGAGCCCGCGATCCGGGCGGCCGTCGTCCAGCTCGGCCCCAACGGCGTCGACCGCGCGGCGTGGGACTGGGAGCAGGTGGATCGAAACCCCTTCTTCTGTCCCGATCCGAACGCGGTGTCGGCCTGGGAATCCTTCCTCGACGGCGTGCGCAAGCAGGGCAGCTCCGCGGGCGCGGTGATCGAGGTCGTGGGCGAGGGCATCCCCGCCGGGCTGGGCGAGCCCGTCTACGACAAGATCGACGCCGACCTCGCCAAGGCGATGATGAGCATCAACGCCGTGAAGGGCGTGGAGATCGGCAACGGCTTCGCCGCCGCCGGCACGCCGGGGGAGGACAACGCCGACGCCATGCGCATGGACGGCGACACCCCCGTCTTCCAGGGCAACAACAACGGCGGGACGCTGGGCGGCCTGACGTCCGGCCAGCCGCTCGTGGCGCGCTTCGCCGTGAAGCCCACGTCCTCGATCCGCATCCCGCGCGAGAGCGTCGACACCCACGGCGAGGAGGTCGAGGTCGCCACGCACGGCCGCCACGACCCCTGCGTGGGCATCCGCGCCGTGCCGGTGGGCGAGGCCATGATGGCGCTGGTCCTGGCCGACCACCTGCTGCGCCACCGGGCGCAGACGGGTGCTTCCCCCGCCTGA
- a CDS encoding substrate-binding periplasmic protein, whose translation MKRLLAGLLVAVAVAHAAPAGAGPPRITVYAGDFAPYVSRGEPGPRGVMVDLLRAIAARAEVRFDIRIVPWSRAQHLVGNAGEKAMIIPLTRSEAREDTYDWVVPLLSDPLALVGRDPQIAGMDLADARDLFVAVQANSPNAMILLKEGFRNFQTVTQESSAARLLKLNRVDAWFARPMVARAEYAGVGGDPDTLVVGPARETPPMYLGAAKDTFPRDILNRIRDAFAVLRESGRHAEIIKGY comes from the coding sequence GTGAAAAGGCTGCTTGCCGGTCTTCTTGTGGCTGTGGCCGTGGCTCACGCCGCGCCCGCGGGCGCCGGTCCACCGAGAATAACGGTCTATGCCGGCGATTTCGCGCCTTACGTGTCCCGCGGCGAGCCCGGCCCGCGCGGCGTGATGGTGGATCTGCTGCGCGCGATCGCCGCGCGGGCGGAGGTTCGCTTCGACATCCGGATCGTTCCGTGGTCGCGGGCGCAGCATCTCGTCGGCAACGCCGGCGAGAAGGCCATGATCATCCCGCTGACGCGCAGCGAGGCGCGGGAAGACACCTACGACTGGGTTGTGCCGCTGCTCTCCGATCCGCTGGCGCTCGTCGGCCGCGACCCGCAGATCGCCGGCATGGACCTGGCCGATGCCCGCGACCTCTTCGTCGCCGTTCAGGCGAACAGCCCCAATGCCATGATCCTGCTGAAAGAGGGGTTCCGGAATTTCCAGACGGTCACACAGGAAAGCTCGGCTGCCCGCCTGCTCAAGCTGAACCGCGTGGATGCCTGGTTCGCCCGGCCGATGGTCGCACGCGCGGAATACGCCGGGGTGGGCGGCGATCCGGACACGCTCGTGGTCGGGCCGGCCCGCGAAACGCCGCCCATGTACCTCGGGGCGGCAAAGGACACCTTTCCACGGGACATTTTGAACCGCATTCGCGACGCCTTCGCGGTGCTGCGCGAGTCCGGGCGGCACGCCGAGATCATCAAGGGCTATTGA
- a CDS encoding class I SAM-dependent methyltransferase, whose product MDDVARSVASHYSRHDDLPGRILAALPHTGGDPDHPTYEAVHHLDQFHLGGPPASRVLADLGELHGEAVLDVGCGIGGPARLLSQERGCTVTGVDLTQRYVTSARTISGWLGLGDATQFVCASALQLPVRDGAFSVAWSQHAAMNIPDKDRLYAEIARVLRPGGRFLMHDIVAGPLRDPYYPVPWAHTPTESFLLPANEVHARLRAAGLEEVVWQDASAEAIGRIRAARERAAAGEPEKPGPDLIMGPEFATMRENLSRSLEEARVSVVRSVWKKPGR is encoded by the coding sequence ATGGATGACGTCGCGCGCTCAGTTGCCAGCCACTACAGCCGCCACGACGACCTGCCGGGCCGCATCCTGGCGGCGCTGCCGCACACCGGGGGCGACCCCGATCATCCAACCTATGAAGCCGTCCACCATCTCGACCAGTTCCACCTCGGCGGGCCGCCGGCCAGCCGGGTGCTGGCGGATCTCGGCGAGCTGCACGGCGAGGCGGTGCTGGATGTCGGCTGCGGCATCGGCGGCCCGGCGCGGCTGCTGTCGCAGGAGCGCGGCTGCACCGTAACCGGCGTCGACCTCACACAGCGGTATGTAACCAGCGCGCGCACGATCAGCGGCTGGCTGGGGCTGGGTGACGCCACGCAGTTCGTCTGCGCCAGCGCGCTCCAGCTGCCGGTGCGCGACGGCGCCTTCTCCGTGGCGTGGTCGCAGCACGCGGCCATGAACATCCCGGACAAGGACCGCCTGTACGCCGAAATCGCGCGTGTGCTGCGGCCCGGCGGGCGCTTTTTGATGCACGACATCGTCGCCGGGCCGCTGCGCGACCCCTACTACCCGGTCCCCTGGGCGCACACGCCCACGGAATCGTTCCTGCTGCCGGCGAACGAGGTGCACGCCCGGCTGCGCGCGGCCGGGCTGGAAGAAGTGGTGTGGCAGGACGCCAGCGCCGAGGCCATTGGCCGCATCCGCGCCGCGCGCGAGCGCGCCGCCGCCGGCGAGCCGGAGAAGCCGGGGCCGGACCTCATCATGGGGCCGGAGTTCGCGACGATGCGCGAGAACCTCTCGCGCTCGCTGGAAGAGGCGCGCGTCAGCGTGGTGCGCTCCGTCTGGAAAAAGCCCGGCCGCTGA
- a CDS encoding accessory factor UbiK family protein, which produces MQSQSRLLDDLARLAGGAAGVAGNLRSEAETRVRELVERVVEQMDLVTRDQYEAVHAMAQQAREDQEALQTRVDQLEARLAELESKQTSAKGGGKSGGQRSKNSGKSAGSKASGSSSERGG; this is translated from the coding sequence ATGCAGAGCCAGAGCCGGCTGCTGGACGATCTCGCGCGCCTCGCCGGCGGCGCCGCCGGGGTCGCGGGAAACCTGCGCAGCGAAGCGGAGACGCGCGTCCGCGAGCTCGTGGAACGCGTCGTGGAGCAGATGGATCTGGTAACGCGCGACCAGTACGAGGCCGTGCACGCCATGGCGCAGCAGGCGCGCGAGGACCAGGAAGCCCTGCAAACGCGCGTTGACCAGCTGGAAGCGCGCCTGGCGGAGCTGGAGAGCAAGCAAACCAGCGCCAAGGGCGGCGGCAAATCCGGCGGCCAGCGGTCCAAGAACAGCGGCAAGAGCGCCGGGTCGAAAGCCTCAGGCAGCAGTTCAGAGCGCGGCGGCTGA
- the lgt gene encoding prolipoprotein diacylglyceryl transferase has protein sequence MLLTLPYPAIDPVAIELGPLALRWYGLAYIAGLVLGWQYCKALTARTPDAALTRVAFDDFLLWATIGVLAGGRLGYVLFYQPGYFLENPEQAAMLWQGGMSFHGGLLGVVAAIVLFARKRGLKLLAFADVIACAAPIGLFFGRVANFINGELWGRPAPDVPWAMAFPTGGPVPRHPSQLYEALLEGVLLFAVLFVLQRRGWLARPGVATGTFVAGYGVARFVAEFFRAPDPFLGYLALGTTMGQLLSLPMILAGAGLIAWSVRRSQPA, from the coding sequence ATGCTGCTGACCCTGCCGTACCCCGCGATCGATCCCGTCGCCATCGAACTGGGGCCGCTGGCTCTGCGGTGGTACGGCCTCGCCTACATCGCGGGGCTGGTGCTCGGTTGGCAGTACTGCAAGGCGCTGACCGCGCGCACGCCGGATGCGGCGCTCACCCGCGTCGCCTTCGACGACTTCCTGCTGTGGGCGACGATCGGGGTGCTGGCCGGCGGGCGGCTGGGCTACGTGCTCTTCTACCAGCCGGGGTATTTCCTGGAGAATCCGGAACAGGCGGCGATGCTCTGGCAGGGCGGCATGAGCTTCCACGGCGGCCTGCTGGGGGTCGTCGCCGCCATCGTCCTGTTCGCGCGCAAGCGCGGACTGAAGCTGCTCGCCTTCGCCGACGTCATCGCCTGTGCCGCGCCCATCGGGCTGTTCTTCGGCCGCGTCGCCAACTTCATCAACGGCGAGCTGTGGGGACGACCCGCGCCGGACGTGCCCTGGGCGATGGCCTTTCCGACCGGCGGGCCTGTGCCGCGCCATCCCAGTCAGCTCTACGAGGCGCTGCTGGAGGGCGTGTTGCTGTTCGCCGTGCTCTTTGTCCTGCAGCGGCGCGGCTGGCTGGCGCGGCCGGGCGTGGCGACCGGCACCTTCGTCGCCGGCTACGGCGTGGCACGCTTCGTCGCCGAGTTCTTCCGCGCCCCCGACCCCTTCCTGGGCTACCTGGCGCTGGGCACGACGATGGGGCAGCTGCTGTCGCTTCCCATGATCCTGGCGGGCGCGGGCCTGATCGCCTGGTCCGTGCGGCGGAGCCAGCCCGCATGA
- a CDS encoding class I SAM-dependent methyltransferase, which translates to MTALEDRIKRRIAVEGPISLGAYMAEVLAAPGAGYYAGEHDPLGAAGDFTTAPEISQMFGELLGLWCADTWQRLLGSPSPVHLVELGPGRGTLMADALRAARMMPGFREALDVHLVEISPALRAKQEETLRDAGVAVHWHRETATIPDGPLLVLANEFFDALPVRQMERTADGWCERLVAVDPERDALALARGAPTRKAAHYVPEELRDAPEGTVVEVSPAMLAQTQELAERIAQVGGAGLIVDFGPDSVMSGATLQAVRRHRPAEILEAPGETDLTAHVPFPLLARAAREAGAAAHGPVQQGTFLRALGIEARAQTLTANAAPQQARAIASALHRLTAPEEMGELFKALAITPRGAGTPAGFPETAEA; encoded by the coding sequence ATGACCGCGCTGGAGGACCGCATCAAGCGCCGCATCGCCGTCGAGGGGCCGATCTCCCTCGGCGCCTACATGGCTGAGGTCTTGGCCGCGCCGGGCGCCGGCTACTACGCGGGCGAGCACGATCCCCTGGGCGCGGCGGGTGACTTCACCACCGCGCCCGAGATCAGCCAGATGTTCGGCGAATTGCTCGGGCTGTGGTGCGCCGACACCTGGCAGCGCCTGCTCGGCTCGCCGTCCCCCGTTCATCTCGTCGAGCTGGGGCCGGGGCGGGGCACGCTCATGGCTGACGCGCTGCGCGCGGCGCGCATGATGCCCGGCTTCCGCGAGGCGCTGGACGTGCACCTCGTGGAGATCAGCCCGGCGCTGCGCGCCAAGCAGGAAGAAACCCTGCGCGATGCCGGGGTCGCCGTGCACTGGCACCGCGAGACGGCGACCATCCCCGACGGGCCGCTGCTCGTGCTCGCCAACGAGTTCTTCGACGCGCTGCCCGTGCGGCAGATGGAGCGCACCGCCGACGGCTGGTGCGAGCGGCTGGTCGCCGTCGATCCCGAGCGCGACGCCCTGGCGCTGGCGCGCGGCGCGCCCACCCGCAAGGCCGCCCACTACGTCCCCGAGGAGCTGCGCGACGCCCCCGAGGGCACCGTGGTCGAGGTCTCGCCGGCCATGCTGGCGCAGACCCAGGAGCTGGCCGAGCGCATCGCGCAGGTGGGCGGCGCCGGGCTGATCGTGGACTTCGGCCCGGACAGCGTCATGTCCGGCGCGACGCTCCAGGCCGTGCGCCGTCACCGCCCGGCCGAGATCCTGGAAGCGCCCGGCGAAACCGACCTCACCGCGCACGTGCCCTTCCCGCTGCTGGCGCGCGCGGCGCGGGAAGCGGGGGCGGCCGCGCACGGCCCCGTGCAGCAGGGCACCTTCCTGCGCGCGCTCGGGATCGAGGCGCGGGCGCAGACCCTGACGGCCAACGCCGCGCCGCAGCAGGCCCGCGCGATCGCCAGCGCGCTCCACCGCCTGACGGCGCCCGAGGAGATGGGCGAGCTGTTCAAGGCCCTGGCGATCACCCCCCGTGGCGCCGGAACCCCCGCCGGGTTCCCCGAGACGGCGGAGGCGTGA
- the pgeF gene encoding peptidoglycan editing factor PgeF encodes MSDQPPAPLRDPGLNALPGVRHGFFTRRSGVSAGIYESLNCGPGSNDDPETVAENRRRALAALDLPEGALATLHQVHSPDAVVATAPFPREERPRADAVVTRTPGLAVGVLTADCAPVLLADAHAGVVGAAHAGWRGALGGVLDACLARMEGEGADRRCITAAVGPCIGARSYAVSLDFIEPFTDADPANARFFRALPAGDGYLFDLAGYTVAVLEAAGVGTVAALGRDTYADAAHFFSHRRARHRGEPDYGRLLAAIALAG; translated from the coding sequence ATGAGCGATCAACCGCCGGCCCCGTTGCGCGATCCCGGCCTGAACGCCCTGCCGGGCGTTCGCCACGGCTTCTTCACGCGCCGGAGCGGCGTCAGCGCGGGCATCTACGAGTCGCTGAACTGCGGGCCCGGCTCGAACGACGACCCGGAAACGGTGGCGGAAAACCGCCGGCGCGCGCTGGCCGCGCTCGATCTCCCCGAGGGCGCGCTCGCGACGCTGCATCAGGTGCACTCGCCCGATGCGGTGGTTGCGACCGCGCCGTTCCCGCGCGAGGAACGGCCGCGTGCCGACGCCGTGGTGACGCGCACGCCCGGGCTGGCGGTGGGGGTGCTCACGGCCGATTGCGCGCCCGTGCTGCTGGCGGATGCGCACGCCGGGGTGGTCGGCGCCGCGCACGCGGGCTGGCGCGGGGCGCTGGGCGGGGTGCTGGACGCCTGCCTCGCGCGCATGGAAGGCGAGGGCGCGGACCGGCGCTGCATCACGGCCGCCGTGGGGCCGTGCATCGGGGCGCGCTCCTACGCCGTGAGCCTCGACTTCATCGAGCCGTTCACCGACGCGGACCCGGCGAACGCGCGCTTCTTCCGGGCGCTGCCGGCCGGGGACGGCTACCTGTTCGACCTCGCCGGCTACACCGTGGCGGTGCTGGAGGCGGCCGGGGTGGGCACGGTCGCGGCGCTGGGCCGTGACACCTACGCCGACGCGGCCCACTTCTTCAGCCACCGCCGCGCGCGCCACCGCGGTGAGCCGGACTACGGGCGGCTGCTCGCGGCCATCGCGCTCGCGGGCTGA
- a CDS encoding ribose-phosphate pyrophosphokinase yields MKILTGNSNRPLAEAISAYVNLPLTQANVRRFADMEVFVEILENMRGEDVFVIQSTCYPANDNVMELLVTLDALHRASARRVTAVMPYYGYARQDRKSGPRTPISAKLLANLMTSAGADRVLTLDLHAGQIQGFFDIPTDNLFAAPVFTQDIQQNYGEDNLVIVSPDVGGVVRARGIAKRLGAELAIIDKRRERAGQSEVMHIIGEVKGRKCILVDDIVDSAGTLCNAARALKDGGATSVAAYVTHGVLSGGAVARVSSSPLEELVITDSIPATEAVRVAHNIRQISIAPLLGEAMLRIRDDHSVSSLFESAPAPA; encoded by the coding sequence ATGAAAATTCTCACGGGCAACAGCAATCGGCCGCTCGCCGAAGCCATCTCGGCGTACGTGAACCTGCCATTGACGCAGGCCAATGTCAGGCGCTTCGCCGACATGGAGGTGTTCGTCGAGATCCTCGAGAACATGCGGGGTGAGGATGTCTTCGTCATCCAGTCCACCTGCTACCCCGCGAACGACAACGTCATGGAGCTGCTGGTCACGCTGGATGCGCTGCACCGCGCCTCGGCGCGCCGCGTGACGGCCGTGATGCCCTACTACGGCTACGCGCGCCAGGACCGGAAGTCCGGCCCGCGCACGCCCATCTCGGCGAAGCTGCTGGCGAACCTCATGACCTCCGCCGGTGCCGACCGCGTGCTCACGCTCGACCTGCACGCCGGCCAGATCCAGGGCTTCTTCGACATCCCGACCGACAACCTCTTCGCCGCGCCGGTGTTCACCCAGGACATCCAGCAGAATTACGGCGAGGACAACCTCGTCATCGTCTCGCCGGACGTCGGCGGCGTGGTCCGCGCGCGCGGCATCGCCAAGCGCCTGGGCGCCGAGCTGGCGATCATCGACAAGCGCCGCGAGCGCGCCGGCCAGTCCGAGGTCATGCACATCATCGGCGAGGTGAAGGGCCGCAAGTGCATCCTCGTCGACGACATCGTCGACTCCGCCGGCACGCTGTGCAACGCCGCCCGCGCGCTGAAGGACGGCGGCGCGACCTCGGTGGCGGCCTACGTCACCCACGGCGTGCTCTCCGGCGGCGCGGTGGCGCGCGTGTCCTCCTCGCCGCTGGAGGAGCTGGTCATCACCGACAGCATCCCCGCGACCGAGGCCGTGCGCGTGGCGCACAACATCCGCCAGATCTCAATCGCCCCGCTGCTCGGCGAGGCCATGCTGCGCATCCGGGACGATCACTCCGTCTCCAGCCTGTTCGAGTCCGCGCCCGCGCCGGCCTGA